TATCCACTCTTTATTTTCATCCAGTACTCTAAAGCGTGGGAACAAGACCTTAGACTCGTCCTCCTCGTCTTCTTCCTCCTGTGGGGCAACCGCTTGCCCATAATGAGCAACACTTGCTCCAGTTAAACTGCCTCTGCTGATTCCTGTAAGGTAATTCCCATAGTTATCCGCAAAGCGATTTAACGTCTGGAATAATTCATAGCCAATCGGAAACCTTACCACCGTCTTATTTCCGTCTTCTATCATTTGAATTTTATCTTTATTATAGGTTTTATTGGCTTCCAAGACATGCTCTTCCACCGCTTCATAGCTTAAATCAAAATTGCTGATTTTTAATCCGCCTCCGACTTTTACCTCTGCGATCTGATTTTCAGGAATTGCAATGCCTTTCTTCCCACTGTCAAACGTATAAATCCAGTCCTCTCCGTTTTGAGGATCTTTTACTTCTGCGTCAATCTTATAACGATAGGTATCTGACGATACATAAATATTCTTTCCACCTAGTTTCATCCCCAAAGAAGCATTGGTTTTGTCATTATATAAATAGACAATACCCGATTGGACTTTTGTTTCGTCGCCCGTAACCAAATGAACTTGTCCGGTTTTGCTACCGTCAAAAACCAAAGTTTGAGCAGATTCACTCTTGCTGATTCGCTTTGACCACTGAGTCAGGAAGTACGTTTCCTGATCTTTTTGGCTGTACGAAAAGAAATCATACTTTCCTTCTTCCGCATACACCACCGGAGCAGCCTCTTTGTTTGGATTTAATTCATTAGTTATGCCAATGTTGATACCCTCTTGATCCACAACTGTAGCATAGTAGGCCACATTGAAAAGTTCATTGCCCCCTTTATTAAAAGTTCCAAACTTGACAGGCTGGGTATTCTCTCCGGTGATTTCGAATTCACCAGGTCCTTCTAGTTGCTCTTGATAGATAAACAAGGCGCTTCCGCTTTTCACCTCTTCACAATCAAAAGTACCGGTAATCACAACATAAATATTGCTTAAATCTTTTCCTAAAGTGCCTGAAATTCTGGCTATCCCCAGTTGATTCGTCTTCCCTGTATAAACCCGGTCATAGTCCTGATGTTCCACATCTTTTACATAAACATTGACAAAAGCATTGACACTGGCGTTGCCATCCGGATCTTTTACCTTTAGTAAAATACCGCTTTTCACCTCATTTATGACTTGAATGGTCAGGGTATCTTTTTGTTTCAGCTCTCCATCTTTAAAGGCTGCCGCAATCAACTCATGGGTGCCATTTTCAAAATTTCTGGTATCCCACTCCATTGAAAATCTTGAATAATCTTCTGTCTCTGCTATTCCAATCAAAGATTGTTCGTCCATGTTGTCTAAATAAAACTTTACCTGATCAATTTCTTCCTGCTCGTTTAAAATGTTGGCTTTTATTTGGACCTCACCCTTTAAATAGTCATTCCGCTTCAGCCCATCTATTTTAATAACCGATTCAATATTGGTAGCCGGATTTGTCGCCGCATACATATCTAACTTTCCGTATCCGGTTTTCTCATCCCAGCCATCATCTTCGAGATCTACGGCAGTTTGAAGCAAGGCTTCCTTTATGGCATCGGCATTTGCTTCCGGATGTATAATTTTATAAACTGCTGCTACCCCTGCCGTATAGGGGCACGAAAAAGAAGTGCCGTTAAACTGGGCATAATAGCCGTCTTCTTCATTGCCGAAGGCGGCCTCTTTGGCAATAGATGTAGAATAAATCTGCACCCCAGGGGCCATAATATCCAGCTCTTGTCCATAATTGGAAAAAGCAGCGATACTGTCATCGGGGCCGACCGCACCAACAGTAAGAACCCCTGAATACGCTGCCGGATAAAAGTTACTGCCATCCTTGCCGTCATTTCCAGCAGCTGCCACGACCAACACGCCGTTATCTTGTGCATATTTCACGGCATTGGCCATGGTTTGGCTGTATCCTTCCCCACCCAGGCTTAAACTGATAATATCGGCCTGCTGGTCTGCCGCATAGCGAATGCCCTCTGAAATTTCAAATACATTACCTTCGCCATCATCATTCATGACCTTAACCGCTAAAACTTTAACATCTAAGTTTCCTGCCAGTCCGGAGACGCCAATCCCATTATTATAAGTGGCTGTAATGACACCAGATGCAAATGTTCCATGGCCATTATCATCCATAATTCCATAATTGTTCGGGTAATGACTTCCGTCCTTCCTTTCCTTTACAAAATTTTTACCCTCCAGAATTTTGCTGTCCAAATCCGGATGGCTATAATCTACGCCCGTGTCTAACACGGCAACAACGGCCTCTCCCGGAGTATCGCCGATTTTATCCCATGCTTCAAAGGCGTTTATATCTTTCAACGCCCACTGATAATCAATATATTTATCCTTTAAGGTATCCGTTTCCGGCTCTTCATTATCTTCACAAATCTCTAAAATTAGATTAGGCTCAATGTATTCAATCTGTCCATCTTTTTCCAAATCTTCGATGGTCTCATTGACATCTTCATCAGACCCTACTTCGCATAAAATGACTTCCTCTGCATCCACTTCGTCTGCAGAAAAGAACAAGCGGTTTAAAATCCCCTGGCTCTTGACTGTTTCATACTTAACAATCAATTCCCCTTCAAAACTTTCATCTATTCCATATTTTTCACACAGATTTTCTTCATTTCCCTCATCTGCATAGGCCGTTTCCGGCATGCTGGAAAATAAAGTTACAAATCCAATGCATATTATTAACATCCAGCTGATTCTGCTAAAGTTCTTCTTTTTACACCACATACTAATCTCCCTATGATTTATCTTTTATATAAAATATTGTATCGACTAGCTCTTATCCTTGTCTTCATGACTTTTTTATCTATCCCCCCGCTTTCTTATATAATTTCTGTTCTTTGTTTGTCTCCTCTCAAACCTAGAGTGGCAAACTCGCCCCTTTATGTTACCTATAGCTAACTCGAGAGGCAAAGAATGGGTTAGCCAAAGCTAACCCATTAGATTTTATTACTATGTCCAAAATATGTCAAGCCCTATTATAAACAATTCTTCTTAAAACTGCCGAAATAAATTGACCATTTCAATCGCTCCAAGGGCGCAATCATAGCCTTTGTTCCCGGCCTTTGTCCCGGCACGTTCTATGGCCTGCTCAATATTTTCCGTGGTAATCACACCAAACAAGACAGGAATACCAGACTCCAATCCTATATGGGCAACCCCTTTTGACACTTCGTTGCAGACATAATCATAATGGGTCGTGGTCCCTCTGATAACCGCTCCCAAGCAGATGACGGCATCATATTCCCCTGATTTGGCCATTTTGTCGGCCATCAGGGGAATCTCAAAGGCGCCCGGCACCCAAGCTACCTGAATATCCTCCTCCAAAACGCCATGGCGCCGCAGTCCATCCAGCGCCCCCGACAGCAGCTTTGCCACAATAAACTCGTTGAACCGAGCCGCTACAATACCCACCTTGACGTCTTCCGCTACCAGATTTCCTTCTATTACTCTCATCTATTTTCCTCCTTACGTGTTATACAATTAGCATTTTTCTTTGTAATATCTCCACCATACGCGGTCTTCCAGATTTACTGTCTGCCTCTTATTCGGTCTTTTATTTCTTCTCCGTGATAATCAAACAGATGCCCCATTTTTTTTTGCTTCGTTTGCAGATAAAATAAATCATAGTCATTGGCCTCTGCCTGAATGTCCACCCGCTGAGTAATACCGATGCCATATGCGGAAAGCTGCCGCATCTTGTCCGGATTGTTGGTCATCAGCCGTACCTGATCCACCCCCAAATCCTTTAACATCTGTGCTGCCGTGGAATAATCCCGCAGATCTTCCTCAAAACCCAGTGCCAAATTAGCCTCTACCGTATCCATTCCCTGTTCTTGCAAAGCGTAGGCCTTTAACTTGTTCATCAGGCCAATGCCTCGGCCTTCCTGCCGCATGTACAGCAGTACCCCGCAGCCCTCCTCCGCAATCCGCTTCATCGCCGCGTCATATTGCTGGCCGCAGTCACATTTCAGCGACCCCAGAGCATCTCCAGTCAAACACTCGGAATGAACCCGGCACAATATAGAATCCACGCTGTTGATATCCCCTTTAACCAAGGCTAAATGGTGCTCTCCGTTGATTCGATTCACATAGCCGTACGCGGTAAATTCTCCGTAGCGGGTAGGCAGTTTAACTGCCGCCACCTGTTCCACCAGCTGCTCCCGCTTCTGTCTAAATTCTTTTAAAGCTTCGATGGTCACAAATACCAAGCCATGCTCCCGAGCAAATTCTTTCAGAGCGGCGGTGCGCATCATTCCCCCATCATCTCCCATGATCTCGCAGCAGAGACCGCAAGCTTTCAGGCCCGCCAGTTCCATCAAATCCACGGTGGCTTCCGTATGTCCTGGCCGCTCCAACACACCAAAAGGCTTTGACAGAAGGGGAAACATGTGACCCGGTCTTCGGAAATCTGCTGCTTGTACCCCCTCTGTTACGGTCTTCATAGCGGTCACAGACCGCTCTAAGGCAGAAATACCTGTTGCGGTATCCACGTGGTCAATGGAGACGGTAAAGGCCGTCTGGTGGTTATCGGTGTTGGTCTGAACCATCTGCTCCAAGCCCAGCCTGTCAGCCAGCTCTCCGCTCATAGGCATACAGATTAGCCCCTTGCCATAAGTAGCCATAAAATTAACGTTTTCCGGAGTAGCAAATTGAGCAGCACAAATCAGATCGCCTTCATTTTCTCGGTCCTCTGCATCTGTGACCAGAATCAGCTTACCTGCTTGCAGCGCCTCTAATGCTTCTTCAATGGTATTATATTTAAACATATCTCTTTCTCCTGTTCTTATAGTTTTTATGATAATAGGCAGAATAGCCGCGAACCCTTCCACTCCACCATGAAGTGGATTAAAACCCTTGTTCCAACAGCCACTCCCGGCTGATTGGCTGACTGGCTTTCCAGCTTTGCTGCGCTGGGATTCCATCTGCTGCCAGCAGCTTTTCCACGTATTTTCCAATAACATCGTTCTCCAGATTAACTGCCTCTCCAACCTTTCGCTCCAACAGCGTGGTTTCCTGACCGGTGTGAGGAATCAAGGAGACCTGAAAGCTGTCCTTTTCCAACTTTGCTACAGTCAGGCTAACTCCATCGATGGCGATAGAGCCTTTTTCCACCAGATAATACATGATGGCGGGGGGTGCAGAAATCTTAACCCAGGTGGCAATTTCGTCGACAGTCTGGCTGACAATCGTACCGGTACCATCAATGTGACCGGAGACGATATGACCTCCAAATCGGCCTCCTGCGGCCATAGCCCGCTCCAGATTGACGGTGCTCCCCAATTTTAACTGACCCAAAGTACTTCTAAAAAGGGTTTCCCCCATAACATCTGCCTCAAAGGTATTCGGCCCCAGTTCCCGTACCGTCAGACAAACGCCATTTACTGCAACACTGTCTCCCAGCCTTAAATCCTCTAACACCCTGCGCCCTTCTACCTCCAGCGCACAAGAATTTCGCCCCCTGGTGATTCGCCGGACTGTACCTTTTTCTTCAACAATTCCCGTAAACATGGAGTCCCTCCTCTCTTTACTCAAACATGGCCTGCCGCCTTGCTAACCTCCTGCTCAATCAGCAGGTCTTCTCCTAGTAAGGTAACCTTTTTTTTCCTTAAAAGGATACTGTCCGTCGGGCAATCCCGCCCCAGCCCTTCCACCGGTGTCAAAGCATTTCGCCCGCCTAAAATCTTTGGTGCGATATAAGCGTAGATATAATCCACCAATCCGCTGTTGAGGGCTTGGTAATTCAAGGTTCCGCCGCCTTCCAGCAGGACACTGTCTATTTCATTTTCCCCTAAGCGTTTCATTAGAGCGGCCAAGTCTACTCGTCCATCGCTCCCCGGCAGATACCACAGGGTGCAGCCTGCACGCCGAAGGGCTTCGGATTTTTCTTTGTCGTCAGAAGCCGTGGCCACATAGGTTTCAATGTCTCCGGCGGTAACTGCAATCTGGGAATCCAGCGGCAGCCTCAGCTGGCTGTCACAGATAATCCGCTTGGGATTTTTCGTATTTGGCAGACGACAGTCCAACCGCGGGTTGTCAGCCAGCACCGTCCCAATGCCCACCAAGATGGACGCATATCGATGGCGCAGCTGATGTACGTGCTCCCTGGCCACCGGGCCTGTAATCCACCGGGACAGGCCGGTGTGCGCCGCTATTTTTCCGTCCATGGTCATGGCGTATTTCATGGCCACAAATGGTTGCTTTTTCACAGCGTAATAAAAAAATACACGGTTTAGCTGCCTGCATTCCTTTTGTAAAATGCCTGAGGTAACCTGAATTCCTGCTTTCTGGAGAATAGAAGCACCCTTTCCAGCCACCAGGGGATTGGGATCTTCGGTGCCGATGACCACTCGGGCGATACGGCTTTCTAGAATTGCCTCTGTACAAGGAGGTGTTCTGCCGTAGTGGCAGCAAGGTTCTAAATTTACGTATAAGGTAGCTCCAGCAGGATCCTCCTTGCAGGCCGCCAGGGCCACCCGCTCTCCGTGGGGCAGCCCCGCCCGCTCATGGAAGCCCTGTCCAATAATTTGCCCATCCTTGACGATAACCGCCCCCACCATGGGATTCGGACTGGTCCAGCCTTCTGCCTTTGCCGCCAGTTCCAGCGCCAGCCTCATATAGCCTTCATCGTTTTCCATCTGACTCAATTTGCCCCCTCCTGCCAAAACTGCAATAAAAATACCCTAGAGAATTCTCCAGGGTATCTTGTAGATGAAGTAAGCTACCGAACCTTTGCTGCTGCAACAGCCTACACAAAAACAGATTGCAGAAGCAGCTCCGCTTCTCAGCTGCAATAAAAAACTCCGAAATGAAAAACATTTCAGAGCACTGTAAACAAACGCTGATAACTTGCGTATATCTTCTTTCATCCAGACTATACTGTCGGTATGGGAATCTAACCCATTCTGCCTGTCGGCTCGCGGACTCGTAGCACCTTCGCTCATTACCGCCGGTGAGGATTTTCACCTCGCCCTGAAGATTCTTATTTAATTTTCTTTAACACATTAAATTCTATCGCTTTTTACATTCAGTAAAAATATGATATACACACCATATCACATCAAAAGTTATTTTGCAATATACATTTTACATTTTCTCTCCTCCCTATATGACCTAAACTTGTTTCAGCTATGTCTGCCTTACCAACTCTGACAATAGTTGCATGCCGCTAATTTTTATATTTTCTACCTTCCTGTGCAAACTATAGTAGAAAGGATGGTGATTTTATGTTAAATGCTGATTCTCCTGTCAATAAAGATGCTTTCACCAAGAATGCTTTTGCAAATCTTAGTGCATCAAGTCATTCGGAGATTACTGCATTGGAACAGAAACTTCAGGAAAGTTCTGGAGAAAAGGTTGTTCTGATTGCATATCATATGTAAGATATTTGGCATCAGTAAATATTTGCTGATGCCAAGTTTTTTAGAGCCTCTCAGAGGCTTTTTTATTATAGTCGATTAATTCCCAGCCGCCGAGCTTCTTCCTCAACGGCACGAGCCACCGCCTGCGCTACCCTGTCATCGAAAGGATCCGGTATAATGTATTCCGGGCATAGTTCATCTGTTGAAATAACACCCGCTATAGCCTGCGCCGCTGCCATCTTCATGCTGTCTGTAATATCTGTGGCCCTTACTGCCAAAGCACCTTTAAACACGCCTGGAAATACCAGCACGTTGTTAATCTGATTCGGAAAATCGCTTCTTCCGGTACCCACAATGTATGCGCCCGCTTCCAGAGCCTCTTCTGGCATGATCTCCGGCGTCGGATTCGCCATCGCTAAAATAATCGGCTTTGTCTTCATGGAACGAACCATTTCCTGGCTGACCAATCCGCCTTTGGAAACCCCCACGAAAACATCGGCCCCCTTCATGGCATCTGCTAAGCTGCCTGTTTTTTTCTCTCGATTGGTAAGTCTGGCGATTTCCCCTTTGGCTCCTTCCTCTGGGGTAATGCCTTGACAGAGTATTCCTTTGCTGTCGCACACGATGATATCCCGAAATCCAGCATCTAACAACAGTTTTGTAATAGATATGCCGGCAGCTCCCGCCCCGTTCATAACAATGCTCAGGTCTCGCGGCTCCTGCCCTTTTAACTTGACTGCATTTATCAGCGCTGCGGTCACTACGATGGCTGTACCGTGCTGATCATCGTGAAACACGGGGATATCGCATAATTCTTTTAAGCGTCTTTCCACTTCAAAGCAGGCAGGTGCACCGATATCTTCCAAATTAATACCCCCAAAGCTTTTTGAGATTTTATAGATGACTTGCACCAGCTCATCCACATCCTTAGTATCTACGCAAAGGGGGAAGGCATCTACACCAGCAAACTCTTTAAATAGCACACACTTTCCTTCCATAACCGGCATACCAGCACTGGGACCGATATCTCCCAGTCCCAGAACTGCCGTGCCGTTTGTAATGACGGCTACCAAATTCGATTTTCTAGTGTAGTCATAAGCTTTGCTCTCATTTTTTTGAATCTCTAAGCAAGGCGCTGCCACCCCCGGCGTATAAGCCACCGCCAAATCCTCTCGGCTGGCTACTTTGGCTCTCGAAATAACTTCAATCTTTCCGCCCCACTCCTTATGAGCTTTTAAAGCATATTGTCCGTTGTCCATGTTGTTTCTTTCTCCCTTACTCTGTTGCAAACTGCGGCATAAAGCGGCTTTCATCCAAAATTCGATCTAACTGATTCTTACTGACTCCACAGGCCAAGGCTCCTTCCAGAATCGGTGTACCCTCTTCCATGAAGTCTTTTGCTATTTGCGCAGCCTTCTTATATCCAATCACCGGACAAAGGGCTGTGACAAATCCGGTAGAGTGGTAGAGCAGGTCCTCACACGTCTGCCGATTGGCAGCAATATCCTTCACGCAGTTGTGAACAAAAGTGTCAATGCCATTTATCATTAAAGTCATGGATTCAAATATTCGGTTAAATACCACTGGCTCAAAAGCATTCAGCTCTAGCTGACCGCCCTCACAGGCCATGGACACCGTTACATCGTTGCCGATAACCGCAAAAGCACACTGGTTCAGTACCTCTGGGATAACCGGATTGATTTTTCCCGGCATGATGGAGGAGCCGTTTTGCTTAGCTGGAATTGTAATTTCTCCCAGTCCGGCTTTCGGTCCTGAATTCATCAAGCGGATGTCGTTTGCCATCTTGGATAAACTGATGGCACTGGTTTTCAACGCAGAAGATACCACAGAAAATCCGTCAATATTCTGAGTCCCATCCACCATATCTTCACAAGGCTTCAAGGGCAGACCGCTGACTTCGCTTAAGGCCGACACAATATGTTTCTCATAATACTCGGAAGCATTAATGCCAGTCCCTATAGCCGTGGCCCCCATATTGATAAAGAGCAGTTCTTTAATGGCATTCTGAATGCGGCTTCTGTCCCTCTTAACCACCGTGGCGTAGGCATGGAATTCCTGGCCCAAGGTGATGGGTACAGCATCCATCAGCTGCGTTCTGCCTATTTTTAATACATCCTTAAACTCTCTGCTCTTGGCCATCAGGGCTTCGTAAAGTTCATTTAACTTATCTAGGAGCTCTAAGCCGGTCCGGTACAAGGAAATCTTTAAGGACGTAGGATATACGTCATTGGTGGACTGTGCCTTGTTCACATGGTCATTTGGATGGCAGTATTGATATTCGCCTTTCTCCCTGCCCAGAAGGCCCAAGGCGATATTAGCGATTACTTCATTAGCATTCATATTGGTAGAGGTTCCCGCTCCACCCTGAATCTGATCGACAATAAACTGGTCGTGAAAACGGCCATTTAGAATTTCATCACAGGCCTCTGCAATGGCCTGTGCAACTTCTCTGTCCAGTCCCCCCGCCTTAGCGTTGGTCACAGCACAAGCCTTCTTAATCTCCGCCAAGGAACGGATCTGCACCGCTGGAATGGACTTCCCAGTCATATTAAAATTTTCCTTTGCCCGCAGGGACTGCACCCCATAATAAGCTTCTGCTGGTACCTTTTTCCTGCCTACTGAATCTGTTTCAAAACGAAAGTCCATGGCTTTCCTCCACCTTTCTTTTCTTGTACTTTGTCGTACATTTCTTTGACATTGCCTGAGCTGCATGTTGTTGCTCTACCTGGGCTGAATCTGTTGACTATTTGTTGCCTATATTCTATAATACAGAGGTAATATATTCAAATACTTATATCATTATATGTATTATATCCTTTTTATTATAACGTTAAGGAGTACCGATGTTTGCCAAGAAAGATTTAATCTACGCCGTCTACAAGGAAAAAAGCTTTTCAAAGGCGGCAGAAAGCCTGTTTATTTCCCAGCCTTCCCTGAGTGCCATGATTAAGAAGGTCGAATCCAAGGTAGGGGAACCCATCTTTGACCGCAGTACCAACCCCATCCAACTGACGGAAATCGGCAAGAAATACATCGCTTGCTGTGAAGCGATCGCCAAGACCGAAGATACCTTTGCTAATTATTTAAATGACACATATGAGCTAAAAACTGGCTCCCTGGCCCTTGGCAGCAATCACCTTTTTATGGCCAACGTCCTGCCCAAATTTATCGAAATATTTGTCGGGCGATATCCCTATATTGATTTAAATCTGGTAGATTCCCATAGTCACGATTTGGAGAAAAAGCTATTGGACGGGGAATTGGATTTAATCATTGACAATAAAGAACTAAATCCCTCTATTTATGAAAAATTCTTTTTAGGCACTGAATTCCTACTATTAGCTGTTCCCAGAAAATTAGAAATAAATCAAGGCTTAGAGAAATATCAACTCTCCTATAAAGATATCCTTAAAAACCGACACATCGACGATGACCAGGTGCTGTCCACACCTCTGTCCTTCTTTGCCCACACGCCTTTTGTGCTCATGCCAGAAGGAAACGATACCCGGACTCGGACGAACAACATCTTTCTTCGCCAGTCCATCAAGCCCAACTTGCTCTTCCAGCTGAATCAGCTGGCCACCGTGTATACCATTATTTCCATCGGTCTTGGCAGTTCCTTTATCAGTGATACGCTGATTAAGCAGTCTCCCGCCATGCAGACTCAACTGGTCTTTTACAAGGTCGACGACCCAGATACCAAACGAAAGGTGTTCTTCCATGCTAAAAAGAATCGCTACATGACAAAGGCCATGGAAGAGTTTATCGCGATCAGTAAAAAATACAGCCCCCTGTCCAGTCTTACAGAATGAGCAGGGTCCAGAAATATGCTCTTAGCATATTTTCTACATAAAAAAACGCAGCAGTCTAAAACTGCTGCGCCCTGCGGTCTTCTTTGCAAAAACTCCCCTAAGTTTACTTTTTCACCTAAGCCATCATCTCTATATTTCTGTCATAAACATGCGGGCAACCCCCAGCTCCAAAGGATCTTTGGCCTTATATTCCACCGTGTTACTACCTGTCTGTCTAGCTCCCGGATACCAAGAGGCCCTTCTGGCATGCTGGTGTT
The genomic region above belongs to Aminipila butyrica and contains:
- a CDS encoding LysR family transcriptional regulator; this translates as MFAKKDLIYAVYKEKSFSKAAESLFISQPSLSAMIKKVESKVGEPIFDRSTNPIQLTEIGKKYIACCEAIAKTEDTFANYLNDTYELKTGSLALGSNHLFMANVLPKFIEIFVGRYPYIDLNLVDSHSHDLEKKLLDGELDLIIDNKELNPSIYEKFFLGTEFLLLAVPRKLEINQGLEKYQLSYKDILKNRHIDDDQVLSTPLSFFAHTPFVLMPEGNDTRTRTNNIFLRQSIKPNLLFQLNQLATVYTIISIGLGSSFISDTLIKQSPAMQTQLVFYKVDDPDTKRKVFFHAKKNRYMTKAMEEFIAISKKYSPLSSLTE